A single region of the Camelina sativa cultivar DH55 unplaced genomic scaffold, Cs unpScaffold00579, whole genome shotgun sequence genome encodes:
- the LOC104773573 gene encoding pentatricopeptide repeat-containing protein At5g39980, chloroplastic-like yields the protein MLYIDIIASSSSPSLSLPLLPLSRPHISTIPKARQRNLIFTVSASSSPSQTRMVWKKQQPEKKKNSTSSFQALRKHRRYQRSTFLDHDVDMDELLASIHQTQNESELFSLLSTYKDRQLSIRFMVSLLSRENDWQRSLALLDWVHEEAKYTPSVFAYNVVLRNVLRSKQFDIAHGLFDEMRQRALTPDRYTYSTLITSFGKEGMFDSALSWLQKMEQDRVSGDLVLYSNLIELSRRLCDYSKAISIFSRLKRSGITPDLVAYNSMINVYGKAKLFREARLLIKEMNEAGVLPNTVSYSTLLSVYVENQKFLEALSVFAEMKEVNCELDLTTCNIMIDVYGQLDMVKEADRLFWSLRKIDIEPNVVSYNTILRVYGEAELFGEAIHLFRLMQRKDIVQNVVTYNTMIKIYGKTMEHEKATNLVQEMQNRGIEPNAITYSTIISIWGKAGKLDRAATLFQKLRSSGVEIDQVLYQTMIVAYERVGLMGHAKRLLHELKLPDNIPRETAITILAKAGRTEEATWVFRQAFESGEVKDISVFGCMINLYSRNQRYVNVIEVFEKMRTAGYFPDSNAIAMVLNAYGKQREFEKADTVYREMQEEGCVFPDEVHFQMLSLYSSKKDFEMVESLFEILESDPNVNSKELHLVVAALYERADKLNDASRVMNRMRERGVLKPFSG from the coding sequence ATGTTGTACATAGATATtattgcttcatcttcttcgcctTCACTTTCTCTTCCATTATTACCCTTAAGCAGACCTCATATCTCCACCATTCCTAAAGCTAGACAACGCAATCTCATATTCACAGTCTCTGCTTCTTCATCACCTTCACAAACCAGAATGGTATGGAAAAAACAAcaaccagagaagaagaagaactcaacgTCGTCGTTTCAAGCGTTGAGGAAACATCGGAGGTATCAAAGGTCTACTTTTCTCGATCACGACGTCGATATGGACGAGCTTTTAGCTTCAATTCACCAGACCCAGAACGAAAGTGAGCTTTTTTCTCTGCTTTCAACTTACAAAGACAGACAGTTATCTATACGGTTCATGGTTTCGCTTCTCTCTCGAGAAAATGATTGGCAGAGATCATTGGCGTTGCTCGATTGGGTTCACGAGGAAGCTAAATACACACCCTCTGTGTTCGCCTACAATGTAGTTCTTCGTAATGTGTTGAGATCTAAGCAGTTTGATATTGCACACGgactgttcgacgaaatgcgtCAGAGAGCTCTTACTCCTGATAGGTATACTTATTCGACGCTTATCACTTCGTTTGGGAAAGAGGGTATGTTTGATTCGGCTTTGTCTTGGCTTCAGAAGATGGAACAAGACCGTGTCTCAGGTGACCTTGTTTTGTATAGCAACCTCATTGAGCTTTCTAGGAGGCTGTGTGATTATTCAAAGGCTATTTCGATTTTCTCGAGGTTGAAGAGGTCTGGTATTACTCCTGATCTTGTTGCGTATAATTCTATGATCAATGTTTATGGAAAGGCCAAATTGTTTAGAGAGGCGCGGTTACTTATTAAGGAGATGAACGAAGCTGGTGTGTTACCAAACACAGTTAGTTACTCCACTCTCTTGAGTGTTTATGTAGAGAACCAGAAGTTTTTAGAAGCTTTGTCGGTTTTCGCAGAGATGAAAGAGGTGAATTGTGAGTTGGATCTCACGACTTGTAATATAATGATCGATGTTTATGGTCAGCTTGACATGGTTAAAGAAGCTGATAGGTTGTTTTGGAGTTTGAGGAAAATAGATATCGAACCAAATGTTGTTAGCTACAATACCATCCTTCGTGTTTACGGCGAGGCTGAGCTTTTCGGTGAAGCAATTCATCTTTTCAGGTTGATGCAGAGGAAAGACATTGTACAAAACGTTGTTACGTACAACACGATGATTAAGATCTATGGGAAAACTATGGAGCACGAAAAGGCTACGAATCTTGTTCAAGAGATGCAGAACCGAGGTATTGAACCTAACGCCATTACCTACTCAACTATTATATCAATATGGGGGAAAGCTGGGAAATTGGACCGAGCTGCGACACTGTTTCAGAAGCTGAGGAGCTCGGGTGTGGAAATCGATCAAGTTCTGTATCAGACCATGATTGTGGCTTATGAAAGAGTTGGTCTGATGGGTCATGCTAAACGACTGCTTCACGAGTTAAAACTCCCGGATAATATCCCTCGGGAAACCGCTATCACCATTCTGGCTAAAGCCGGGAGAACTGAAGAGGCGACATGGGTTTTTCGTCAAGCTTTTGAATCCGGGGAGGTAAAAGACATATCAGTATTTGGCTGTATGATCAATCTTTACTCAAGAAACCAAAGGTATGTAAATGTCATCGAAGTGTTTGAGAAAATGAGAACCGCTGGTTACTTTCCGGATTCAAATGCAATAGCTATGGTGTTGAACGCGTACGGGAAAcaaagagagtttgaaaaagcAGACACGGTTTACAGAGAAATGCAAGAGGAAGGATGTGTTTTCCCTGATGAAGTTCATTTCCAAATGCTGAGTTTATACTCATCGAAGAAAGATTTTGAGATGGTTGAATCGTTGTTTGAGATATTGGAATCTGATCCTAATGTTAATAGCAAGGAGTTGCATTTGGTTGTGGCGGCTTTGTACGAGAGAGCAGATAAACTAAACGATGCTTCAAGAGTCATGAATCGAATGAGAGAACGTGGAGTCTTAAAGCCGTTTTCTGGATGA
- the LOC104773572 gene encoding beta-glucuronosyltransferase GlcAT14A isoform X2 has translation MKKLRSYYSNVRHHQNHHQQQHHQHKWIFFPLLIGSIFALFLLFLTTLTSPSGARFLPFTRPVLLSGSGSSSAFVESKIKPQQVSSLPSPPRFAYLVSGSAGDGKSLRRTLLALYHPNNRYVVHLDRESSHEEREELHGYIKNSSLFSRFMNVHMIEKANLVTYRGPTMVANTLHAAAILLREGADWDWFINLSSSDYPLVTQDDLLHIFSHLPRDLNFIDHTSNIGWKASQRAKPVIIDPGLYLNKKSDVFWVTQRRSIPTAFKLFTGSAWMALSRPFIDYCIWGWDNLPRTVLMYYSNFLSSPEGYFHTVLCNAEEFRNTTVNSDLHYISWDNPPKQHPHHLNLADMTKMVNSNAPFARKFRREDPVLDKIDDELLNRGSGMATPGGWCIGSNENGSDPCAVIGDTNVIRPGPGAKRVENLVTWLLSTENFRPKQCK, from the exons ATGAAGAAATTGAGAAGCTATTACTCAAATGTGAGacatcatcagaatcatcatcaacaacaacatcatcagcaCAAATGGATATTTTTCCCTCTTTTGATTGGTTCAATCTTCGCTTTGTTCTTACTCTTCCTCACAACCCTAACATCACCATCCGGAGCCAGGTTCCTCCCTTTTACCCGACCCGTTTTGTTATCCGGATCTGGCTCTTCTTCAGCTTTCGTTGAATCCAAGATCAAACCTCAACAAGTCTCATCACTCCCTTCGCCTCCACGTTTTGCTTACTTGGTCTCCGGATCCGCCGGCGACGGCAAATCTCTCCGGCGAACTCTTTTGGCTCTTTACCATCCGAATAACCGGTACGTTGTTCATTTAGATAGAGAGTCTTCTCATGAGGAGAGAGAGGAGCTTCATGGGTACATCAAGAACTCGTCTTTGTTCTCGAGGTTTATGAACGTTCATATGATTGAGAAGGCTAACCTTGTCACGTATCGTGGCCCTACGATGGTTGCGAATACACTTCACGCTGCTGCGATTTTGCTTAGGGAAGGAGCTGATTGGGATTGGTTTATTAATCTTAGCTCATCAGATTATCCTCTAGTGACTCAAGATG ATTTGTTGCATATCTTTTCGCATTTGCCGCGGGATTTGAACTTCATTGATCATACGAGTAACATTGGATGGAAAGC ATCACAAAGAGCTAAACCGGTGATTATAGATCCTGGACTGTATTTGAACAAGAAGTCTGATGTTTTTTGGGTTACTCAAAGACGAAGCATCCCAACAGCATTCAAGCTCTTCACAG GCTCTGCGTGGATGGCGTTATCACGGCCATTCATAGACTACTGTATTTGGGGTTGGGATAATCTACCTCGTACGGTCTTAATGTATTACTCGAATTTTCTCTCATCTCCGGAAGGATATTTTCACACTGTTCTCTGCAACGCTGAGGAGTTCAGAAACACGACAGTAAATAGCGACCTGCACTACATATCGTGGGACAATCCGCCTAAGCAGCATCCACACCATCTCAACCTTGCAGACATGACTAAAATGGTAAATAGCAATGCCCCGTTTGCAAGAAAATTCAGAAGAGAAGATCCTGTACTTGATAAGATCGACGATGAGCTGCTTAACAGAGGTTCTGGGATGGCTACACCTGGAGGTTGGTGCATTGGAAGCAATGAGAATGGGAGTGACCCTTGTGCTGTTATTGGTGACACTAATGTTATCAGGCCTGGTCCAGGCGCTAAGCGGGTAGAGAATCTGGTCACTTGGTTATTATCCACTGAGAATTTCAGACCAAAACAGTGCAAGTGA
- the LOC104773576 gene encoding transcription factor MYB35-like, whose protein sequence is MNALLRRSDKVKEKQVRRWTFLEDLKLKGLVAICAKTCRSRWFNHLDPRINDDAFSDEENKKLLEAHKELGSKWSKIARRFHGRTDREVHNQWDKLMKQKLKKPSTPPHQVTANDKTEGFIDSVRDENTKINNSSLKIPQEETTNYLRSKHLTEAMEYSARHHHFSNLIPTVSLAMFTPHVPISQPSSSSLPSKANDTKAKIPPKFIDFLGVGDS, encoded by the exons ATGAATGCACTGTTGAGAAGGTCGGATAAGGTGAAGGAGAAACAGGTCAGACGTTGGACTTTTTTAGAGGATTTGAAACTCAAAGGGCTTGTGGCTATTTGTG CTAAGACTTGTAGATCAAGGTGGTTTAACCATCTGGATCCAAGGATCAACGATGATGCTTTTAGTGATGAGGAAAATAAAAAGCTACTCGAAGCTCACAAAGAATTAGGTAGCAAATGGTCTAAGATCGCTAGGCGTTTTCATGGAAGGACAGATAGAGAAGTGCATAACCAGTGGGACAAACTTatgaaacaaaaactgaaaaagccATCAACTCCTCCTCATCAAGTAACTGCCAATGACAAAACAGAAG ggtttatagaTAGTGTACGTGATGAAAACACAAAGATAAATAACTCTAGCTTGAAGATACCACAAGAGGAAACAACCAATTACCTCAGATCGAAGCATCTCACAGAAGCAATGGAATACTCAGCTCGTCATCACCACTTTTCTAACTTGATCCCTACAGTTTCCTTGGCAATGTTCACACCGCATGTCCCCATCTctcaaccatcatcatcatcattaccatCAAAAGCAAACGATACAAAGGCCAAAATACCCCCGAAGTTTATAGATTTTCTCGGGGTAGGGGATTCTTGA
- the LOC104773572 gene encoding beta-glucuronosyltransferase GlcAT14A isoform X1, translated as MKKLRSYYSNVRHHQNHHQQQHHQHKWIFFPLLIGSIFALFLLFLTTLTSPSGARFLPFTRPVLLSGSGSSSAFVESKIKPQQVSSLPSPPRFAYLVSGSAGDGKSLRRTLLALYHPNNRYVVHLDRESSHEEREELHGYIKNSSLFSRFMNVHMIEKANLVTYRGPTMVANTLHAAAILLREGADWDWFINLSSSDYPLVTQDDLLHIFSHLPRDLNFIDHTSNIGWKASQRAKPVIIDPGLYLNKKSDVFWVTQRRSIPTAFKLFTGSAWMALSRPFIDYCIWGWDNLPRTVLMYYSNFLSSPEGYFHTVLCNAEEFRNTTVNSDLHYISWDNPPKQHPHHLNLADMTKMVNSNAPFARKFRREDPVLDKIDDELLNRGSGMATPGGWCIGSNENGSDPCAVIGDTNVIRPGPGAKRLENLVTWLLSTENFRPKQCK; from the exons ATGAAGAAATTGAGAAGCTATTACTCAAATGTGAGacatcatcagaatcatcatcaacaacaacatcatcagcaCAAATGGATATTTTTCCCTCTTTTGATTGGTTCAATCTTCGCTTTGTTCTTACTCTTCCTCACAACCCTAACATCACCATCCGGAGCCAGGTTCCTCCCTTTTACCCGACCCGTTTTGTTATCCGGATCTGGCTCTTCTTCAGCTTTCGTTGAATCCAAGATCAAACCTCAACAAGTCTCATCACTCCCTTCGCCTCCACGTTTTGCTTACTTGGTCTCCGGATCCGCCGGCGACGGCAAATCTCTCCGGCGAACTCTTTTGGCTCTTTACCATCCGAATAACCGGTACGTTGTTCATTTAGATAGAGAGTCTTCTCATGAGGAGAGAGAGGAGCTTCATGGGTACATCAAGAACTCGTCTTTGTTCTCGAGGTTTATGAACGTTCATATGATTGAGAAGGCTAACCTTGTCACGTATCGTGGCCCTACGATGGTTGCGAATACACTTCACGCTGCTGCGATTTTGCTTAGGGAAGGAGCTGATTGGGATTGGTTTATTAATCTTAGCTCATCAGATTATCCTCTAGTGACTCAAGATG ATTTGTTGCATATCTTTTCGCATTTGCCGCGGGATTTGAACTTCATTGATCATACGAGTAACATTGGATGGAAAGC ATCACAAAGAGCTAAACCGGTGATTATAGATCCTGGACTGTATTTGAACAAGAAGTCTGATGTTTTTTGGGTTACTCAAAGACGAAGCATCCCAACAGCATTCAAGCTCTTCACAG GCTCTGCGTGGATGGCGTTATCACGGCCATTCATAGACTACTGTATATGGGGTTGGGATAATCTACCTCGTACGGTCTTAATGTATTACTCGAATTTTCTCTCATCTCCGGAAGGATATTTTCACACTGTTCTCTGCAACGCTGAGGAGTTCAGAAACACGACAGTAAATAGCGACCTGCACTACATATCGTGGGATAATCCGCCTAAGCAGCATCCACACCATCTCAACCTTGCAGACATGACTAAAATGGTAAATAGCAATGCCCCGTTTGCAAGAAAATTCAGAAGAGAAGATCCTGTACTTGATAAGATCGACGATGAGCTGCTTAACAGAGGTTCTGGGATGGCTACACCTGGCGGTTGGTGCATTGGAAGCAATGAGAATGGGAGTGACCCTTGTGCTGTTATTGGTGACACTAATGTTATCAGGCCTGGTCCAGGTGCTAAGCGGTTAGAGAATCTGGTCACTTGGTTATTATCTACTGAGAATTTCAGACCAAAACAGTGCAAGTGA